In Crassostrea angulata isolate pt1a10 chromosome 6, ASM2561291v2, whole genome shotgun sequence, a genomic segment contains:
- the LOC128189822 gene encoding uncharacterized protein LOC128189822 yields the protein MKFNLAVKIGCLGFCCFIVGWMLAIQQCPHAQRLFPMFDPVFKNTEAPITTKKPVSQEYFIYHRDETKWNPCNITCKDTSKFLKTTLHTSAGDTPIFVYSSTEDKHVSGSLIRDGRWEPQFVDLISNLLKEDPDLHFIDLGTNIGVFALSIAKMNRQVIAVDALAMNVERLCASIYAGNFTKNIKLVHNALSDVREVVSLGKDKGNVGGTFVAKDKNPNKVRGSDVGGSYGSVQTAMLDDILELPGFSVKKAVMKIDVEGYENRVFKSGNKFFERVDVTAVLMEWMWLKTGPAGQEIVEFFKRHNYEATVPTDRRVLPINQREFWPNDVLWRKKN from the coding sequence ATGAAATTCAACTTGGCCGTCAAAATCGGCTGCTTGGGGTTCTGTTGCTTCATCGTGGGATGGATGCTCGCTATCCAGCAATGTCCTCACGCACAGAGACTCTTTCCGATGTTTGATCCGGTATTTAAAAACACAGAGGCTCCGATAACGACGAAAAAACCGGTGTCTCAGGAATACTTTATTTATCACAGAGATGAAACTAAATGGAATCCATGCAATATAACATGCAAAGATACATCAAAGTTTTTGAAAACAACTTTACACACAAGTGCTGGAGACACGCCTATTTTCGTTTACTCTTCCACTGAAGATAAACATGTAAGTGGAAGTTTAATACGAGATGGAAGATGGGAGCCTCAATTTGTTGATCTTATTTCTAACCTTCTTAAAGAAGATCCTGATCTCCACTTCATAGATCTCGGTACCAATATAGGGGTTTTTGCTTTATCCATAGCAAAGATGAATAGACAAGTCATAGCAGTGGACGCTTTAGCTATGAATGTGGAGAGATTGTGTGCTTCCATCTATGCGGGAAACTTTACAAAGAACATAAAACTGGTCCATAATGCTTTGTCAGATGTCCGAGAAGTGGTAAGTCTTGGTAAAGATAAAGGAAACGTTGGTGGAACATTTGTTGCCAAAGACAAGAATCCGAATAAAGTTAGAGGAAGTGACGTCGGGGGCAGCTACGGGTCCGTGCAGACGGCGATGCTTGACGACATCTTGGAACTTCCGGGATTCTCGGTGAAAAAAGCTGTTATGAAAATAGACGTGGAAGGGTACGAGAATAGAGTGTTTAAGAGTGGCAATAAATTCTTTGAACGTGTCGATGTGACAGCGGTGCTCATGGAGTGGATGTGGCTAAAAACCGGCCCTGCAGGTCAAGAAATCGTAGAATTTTTTAAACGTCATAATTATGAAGCAACTGTTCCTACGGATAGGCGTGTTTTGCCTATTAATCAGCGAGAATTTTGGCCAAATGATGTATTATGGcgcaaaaaaaattga
- the LOC128190135 gene encoding uncharacterized protein LOC128190135 — translation MSRLKKTCILLVVGFCLGYMFTSMTYEDTVDRLKQTVALYLRRTEAVFSNVTAYHNNSSPYRTMISNKKNNHFTLSQLSHRAQGSDGWNLVFSRNRTIWKVQPSMCSRNTTGFYRSKLRTNVGSTTIYIYDPRKDIWVSREIIRYGSWEGKHINLILSLLQQDPDLHFVDIGSNVGVFTLAVALLGRRVLAVDALAMNIMRLCSSVIEGNFTDSVQIVYNAFSDVYETVSLGMDENNVGGTFVAKDKNTNKVIGSRVVGNYGTVQTIRLNDVLSLPRFNFRKVIMKIDVEGYENKVFKGGETFFDKVDVRAVLMEWQWLKTGNAGQEIINFMLLKNMEPHVPEQNPRPLKIQDRGNWPNDILWRKKPLIKTR, via the coding sequence ATGTCAAGATTAAAGAAAACTTGCATCCTGTTAGTTGTAGGTTTTTGTCTTGGCTACATGTTCACATCTATGACTTATGAAGACACGGTGGATAGACTGAAACAAACTGTAGCGTTATATCTGCGGCGAACAGAGGCCGTTTTCAGCAATGTAACCGCTTACCACAACAATTCATCGCCCTATCGCAccatgatatcaaataaaaaaaataaccactTCACTTTAAGTCAGCTATCGCACAGAGCACAAGGCAGCGATGGGTGGAATTTAGTGTTTAGCAGGAATCGGACGATATGGAAGGTCCAGCCTAGTATGTGCAGCAGAAATACCACTGGATTCTATCGCTCCAAACTCAGAACAAATGTTGGCTCGACGACCATTTATATATATGACCCGAGGAAGGATATATGGGTTAGCAGGGAAATCATCAGATATGGGAGTTGGGAGGGAAAACATATAAACCTTATACTGTCCTTACTACAGCAGGATCCAGATCTACACTTTGTAGACATTGGTTCCAACGTGGGTGTGTTTACTTTAGCGGTCGCCCTGCTTGGGCGACGAGTGCTAGCGGTAGACGCCCTCGCGATGAACATCATGCGATTGTGCTCCTCTGTGATTGAAGGTAACTTTACCGATAGTGTTCAAATTGTGTACAATGCATTTTCTGATGTCTATGAAACAGTATCACTCGGAATGGATGAAAATAACGTTGGAGGCACGTTTGTGGCTAAGgataaaaataccaacaaagtGATCGGAAGTAGGGTCGTTGGGAATTATGGAACCGTTCAAACAATACGATTAAACGATGTTTTATCATTACCTAGATTTAACTTTAGAAAAGTGATAATGAAGATTGATGTTGAAGGCTATGAAAACAAAGTTTTCAAAGGCGGCGAAACATTTTTCGATAAAGTCGATGTACGGGCAGTTCTTATGGAGTGGCAGTGGCTTAAAACCGGAAACGCTGGGCaagaaattatcaatttcatgtTACTTAAAAATATGGAACCGCATGTTCCCGAACAAAACCCTCGGCCATTAAAAATTCAGGACCGTGGCAATTGGCCCAATGATATTTTATGGAGGAAAAAACCTTTAATAAAAACGAGATGA